A segment of the Brevundimonas sp. M20 genome:
AGCCAGACGGCGATCCGGCAGATAGCTGAGCTCGGCCGACAGCAGGGTCAGTTCCTCCGCCAGATCGATGGAGGAACCGCCGATCTCCTGACTGACCTTCTGGATGGCGGACTCGATCGACATCCCCGCCTCGACACAGATCAGCAGCAGGTCCAGCGCATCGGGAAAGGCCTGCATGATCGAGGTCTTACGCTTGGCGATGCGGTTGGCCAGAAAAATGTTGGGCGCATAGAAGCCGATCACCGCCGCGACCATGCAGATGGTCAGACGCATCATCAGCGCCAGGCCGAAATCGTTGAAGACGAACAGGTAGAAGACGGCCACCGCGAACAGGATGAACGGCATCGAGAAGCGGAAGAAATAGAAGGTCGTCAGCGGTTTGGGTCCGCGATAGCCCGCCTGGGCCATCTTGTCGGCGACCCTGGGGTCCTCCAGCAGCTTGGTCAGGTTCAGTTGCTCGACGACCCGCTTCTTGAAGCCTTCATCGGTGTGGCGCAGTCCGCCCTGCCCGCTCTGCGCGATGGCCTGACGCGACCGGCGCTTCAGCTCTTCCCGGCGGACCGATACGGCCTTCATCCGGTTGTCCAGACCGGCGCCCTGACCGAGCGAGCTGAGCAGGGT
Coding sequences within it:
- a CDS encoding type II secretion system F family protein, whose translation is MGQFIAFFTNVQNLLSLGVGVLVFATLVTLLSSLGQGAGLDNRMKAVSVRREELKRRSRQAIAQSGQGGLRHTDEGFKKRVVEQLNLTKLLEDPRVADKMAQAGYRGPKPLTTFYFFRFSMPFILFAVAVFYLFVFNDFGLALMMRLTICMVAAVIGFYAPNIFLANRIAKRKTSIMQAFPDALDLLLICVEAGMSIESAIQKVSQEIGGSSIDLAEELTLLSAELSYLPDRRLAYEGLAKRTNHPGVKSVATAMTQAETYGTPLGAALRTMAKENRELRLSAAEKKAAALPAKLTVPMILFFLPVLFIVILTPAIISIQDTMAKGG